From the genome of Staphylococcus haemolyticus, one region includes:
- a CDS encoding GNAT family N-acetyltransferase, translated as MKHIKTNVTKHLIINNKHFTIEGPVSCTYLKTLSFDESLNAFRPAKDQFDALKEITQLPEGRIYIARENKHVIGYVTYHYPDEFERWAEGQLPYLIELGAIEVHRDFRQFHLGGELISLSLSQDEFEDYIVLTTEYYWHWDLKSAKLDVFEYKKMMQKLMSKGGLEVFATDDPEITSHPANCLMARIGNRITLDQQQSFDDLRYKNRFLF; from the coding sequence ATGAAACACATTAAAACAAACGTAACCAAGCACCTTATAATTAACAATAAGCATTTCACTATTGAAGGCCCTGTTTCATGCACTTATTTGAAAACGCTTTCTTTCGATGAGTCCTTAAATGCCTTTAGACCGGCAAAAGATCAATTTGACGCTTTGAAAGAAATTACGCAATTACCTGAAGGTCGTATTTATATTGCTCGAGAAAACAAACACGTCATAGGGTATGTAACATATCACTATCCCGATGAATTTGAAAGATGGGCTGAAGGACAGCTACCCTATTTAATTGAGTTAGGTGCAATAGAAGTACATCGTGATTTTAGACAGTTTCATCTTGGTGGTGAACTTATTTCATTAAGTCTTTCTCAAGATGAGTTTGAAGACTATATTGTTTTGACAACTGAGTATTATTGGCATTGGGATTTGAAATCAGCTAAATTAGATGTTTTTGAATATAAAAAAATGATGCAAAAATTAATGTCTAAAGGTGGATTAGAAGTATTTGCTACTGATGATCCAGAAATTACGAGTCATCCAGCTAATTGTTTAATGGCGAGAATTGGTAACAGAATTACATTAGATCAGCAACAGTCTTTTGATGATTTACGTTATAAGAATCGATTTTTATTTTAA